From the genome of Vibrio orientalis CIP 102891 = ATCC 33934:
AGCAAAAGCAGAACTGTCTAGAGGTGTCTTGTGAGCCGACATTAACCATGCGTTGGTTAATGCCGAGATTGGCGACTTTTAACGATGCATTTTCTGCCGATGTGCGATTATCGACGGCGGGTGGTTCGGTGACACTCGGTAGCTCTGGTCTATCGATGGCGATCCGACGCGATGATTTTGAGGTTGAGCATAACTACCTGCAAACGCCATTGGTGGAAGAGTGGGTTGGGCCTGTAATGTCCCCTGAATATTGGCAACAGATTAAACAAGACTTTAATGCGGTTAAATTACTTCACAGTCAAACTCGGTCAAAAGCGTGGTCGTTATGGGGAAAAGCCAGCGGCCTTGGCAACTTACGTAGTCATGAACAACAATCTTTTGCTCATTTCTATTTTGCTTTGCAAGCCTCTGTTGATGGCTTAGGCGCAACGATTGGCTCTTACCCACTGGTCGTTGATGATTTAGAGCGAGGTAATTTGATTGCCCCATTTGGGTTTGTTCAGTCCGGCCACCGATACATGGTGCTCACAGAGCCAAGCAGTGTAAGCAGTTTGGAGTCTAACTTTATTGAATGGCTTGCTGAACAAATGAAAAATTGTATTCCAAAGCAATAACATAACCGCATTTGCAGACTATAGTCAGTAGAGAACTCTGACTATAGGTGGCGTTATGCAGCAACAGAGAGCGATTCAAGATCAGATCCCAAACAACCACTGCTACGGGTGTGGAACTGAAAATGAACTGGGCTTACAAATCAAAAGCTATTGGCAATCAGAATCACAGGCGAGCTGCATGTTTACGCCTTCCCATTATCACTGCGCAGGCCCAACCCACTTTCTTAATGGCGGCATCATCTCAACCATTATTGATTGTCATTGTGTGTGTATGGCGATTGCTAAAGGTTATCAGATGCAAGGGCAAGAGGTAGGTGTCGGTGAGCCAGTATGGTTTGCTACAGGAAGCCTGAATGTTTCATTCTTAAAACCGGTTTGGTTAACACAAAGCGTACATTTAACTGCCAACATCGTTGAAGCATCAGCGAAGAAGATTGTTGTTGAGTGTGAGCTGCACTCGCAGGGTGAGATTTGCTGTAAAGCTGAAGTGGTGGCAGTAAAAGTACCGAATGAATGGTTTGGTTGATATAAAGCTAGAGCCCCGCGTGAACAGGGCTCTATGATTGGAGAGGTTATAGCTGATACTTTTCGATGATCTGGTTTTTATAGGTTTCAGCTTGCGTGCCATATATCAACTGAATTCCGTTGCCGGAGCGAATCACTCCTTTGGCGTCCAGTGATTTCCAAACCTCGTCACTGGCTGGTAACTCACTGTCTTTCACTGTGATACGTAGGCGCGTGATACAGGCATCGATTGAGGCAATGTTCTCTTTGCCACCCAAGTTAGTCACGATTTCATCAATCAGTGAACCTTCTTTTCCGTTGTAATCTTTACGTGTGTAGAGCTTACTTTCAGCATCGTTACGGCCTGGGGTCGAGTAGTTAAACTTGCGAATCATAAAGCTGAACACGAAGTAGTAAATCAGTGAGTAAATAGGACCAAGGATCAGAATCCATTGATATGATGTCTTAGCGGTGCCTTGCAGTAAGCCGAAGAAAGTGAAGTCAATAATGCCTCTTGAGAAGGTAATACCGACCGCGACATCCAGCATATGCATGAGCATGTAAGCAATCCCTTCAAGTACTGCGTGCACGGCGTACAAGACAGGTGCAACGAACAGGAAGGTAAATTCTAGTGGCTCAGTGATACCAGTTAAGAACGATGTTAACGCTGCTGAGAATAAAATACCTTTTACTTTGGCTTTGTTTTTATCGTCTGCGCAGCGGTACATCGCTAAAGCGGCAGCGGGTAGACCAAACATCATTGGTAGGAAGCCGCCAGTCATGGTTCTTGTTGCTTCTGAGCTAAAGTGTACGGTTGCAGGATCAGCCAGTTGAGCGAAGAAAATCTTTTGACCACCAGCGACCATCTCTCCCGCCACTTCTTGCACGCCACCTAGCTCTGTGTACCAGAATAGTGGGTAAATGGCGTGATGCAGACCGAACACGTTGAGCAAGCGCATCAATGAGCCATAGAAGAAGGTGCCGATGTAACCCATCGCAGAGAAGGCTTCGCCAGCGAAAACGATTGATTTAAAAATCGGCGGCCAGATGAATGGGAATAAAAAGGCTAGTGGAATGAAGAACAGCATTGTCATCACGGGTACTAGACGGTTTCCGCTAAAGAAAGCCAAGTAATCAGGCAGGGTCACATTAGAGAAACGGTTGGTGATAAATGCTGCGAGTAGGCCACAGGTAATACCGCCAAATACACCTGTTTGAAGGGTAAAGATCCCCAGTTCTTTCGTGTAAAGAGACGCTAAACCGACCGCCTCATCAGGGTTGGCACCTGCAGCAATTAACCCATCAACACTGGTGGTTTCTGGCGATAAACCTTGGAAGCCAAGAACTGTGCCAATCACCGTATGGAACAGCAGAAAGCCCAGTACTGCGGAAAGTGCAGCGGTTTCTTTATTGTTGTTCGCCATGCCAATAGCGACACCGACTGCGAACAGCAATGGTAAGTTTACAAAGACGAACAGACCAGCTTGGAAACACAACACTAAAAACTGATTGGCTAAGGTGCCCGGAGCAAGGAAAGTGAGATTATAAGTTTCAATCAGAGGCCCGCTGGTAAACGCTCCTCCAACCCCGAGTAAGATACCTGCCATGGGTAGTACGGCGATAGGCAACATAAATGCCCGACCGATTTTTTGTAGTACAGAAAAGATACCGTTCATGTTTCCACCAAACCTTGTGATTAATTCATACCGTAATCAAAACTGCTCAGCAGTCCCTCGTTGTCGAGCCAATTATCAATAGAATAAAAATTCCCTTCAACAAAAATGAAGAAAATCTGTGATCTTAATGGAGGAAATTTCCTTCATATAATATGGAGATTATTTTTATTAATTAAAACGAATTAGAAATGGAGAAAAAGATAAGTGTTATGGATGAGAACTGTTAGAGATAAACTAGTAAAAAAGCTTCGGTTCTAACAGTTGCTGTATAGCCCGAAGCTCACAATAGAAAAGTTTTATTTCAAAGAATGTTTAGACCGAACACGCCTTTTACATCAAATAGTACTTGAGCAGTTTTCGCGCGTGAAACGTGGCTGCCTGCCGCCAGTATGTCAATCAGCTGAGCCTTATCATCTAAATACATGGCACGCTTTTCTCTAATTGGACGCAGCATATCTTGTAAGCATTCTTCGAGGATCTTTTTCGTGGTGCCGTCTCCTAATCCGCCTCGTTGATACTGTTCTTTGAGTTCCGCGACATAGCTTGAGTCTGGGTGAAAAGCATCAAGGTAGGTGAACACAACATTGCCCTCAACACGGCCTGGGTCTTCAACTCGTAGATGGTTTGGATCGGTATACATGGATTTCACTGCTGCACTTATCTCTTTTTCGCTAGCGCCAAGGTTGATGGCATTGCCCATGGTTTTCGACATCTTATTTTTGCCGTCAGTGCTTGGCAATCTTGAGGCATTACTTAGCAGCGGCTTACACTCTTTGAGTACTGTTTTGCCGGCTAGAGAATTGAGCTTTCTGACGATTTCATTGGTTTGTTCTAGCATTGGTAATTGGTCATCACCGACAGGAACCAAAGTGGCGTTAAATGCGGTGATATCGGCGGCTTGAGATATAGGGTAGGTGAGAAACCCTGCCGGTAGTGAGCGCTCAATACCTTTGCTTTGGATTTCACTTTTTACGGTTGGGTTTCTTTCCAGCCTAGCGATGGTGACTAAGTTACTGTAGAACATGGTCAGTTCAGCCAATGCAGGTAACTGTGATTGCAGGCAGATGGTCGTTTGTGAAGGGTCTATACCGACAGCGAGATAATCTGCGACCACATTGAGAATGTTGGATGAGACCTTGTTTGGATTGTGGGCGTTGTCGGTCAGGCCTTGCATGTCTGCAACCAGAATGTTTTGCTCACAAATGGATTGTAATGCGACTCGCTGTTTTAAAGATCCAACGTAATGGCCGAGATGCAAAGGGCCAGTTGCACGATCGCCAGTGAGGATAATTTCTTTTGGTTCAGTGTGTTGTTGAGTTTTCATATGTGTATCTCCGAGATAAATAGATCGCTACTGGAGATACAAAAGAGATGACAATCTTAGCTACCTTCCAGCAGCATAAGAATGTAAGAATTCCGCGCCGCTCTAGTTAGAGCGCCACCAGAAGAAGAATGATGTAGGTTGTGCTATATGTTTCATTGCTTCAATCTAACAAGAAGTTTTTTGAAACACAACCCTGGTGAAAATGGTCATCTCAACTCGCTTCAACCGCAACATAGAAGCAGTTTTTACCTGAATTCTTGGCTTGATAAAGTGCTTCGTCTGCACGACGAAATGCATCGGATTTCCCGGTGTCTTGGTGATAAGCAACCCCGCTACTTACGGTAACTGGTCGCTCAATCCCGAAATCTTGACTTGCGATGATGGTTTGAATCGCTCTAACCCGCTCTTCAATGATTGAATAATCTGCGGTTTCAAACGCGATCAGAAATTCTTCACCGCCCCACCGACCGACTTGGCCGACACTCTTGGTTTCTCTTTCTAACGTACGCGCAGTCTGGATCAAGACTTGGTCACCGACATCATGGCCGTAGTCGTCGTTGATTTTTTTGAAGTCGTCAATATCCACAATTGCCAGCCATTGCACCTTATGCGGTTCTTGGAGCAAAGCTTCCATATGACGTCGGTTAAAAAGTTGAGTCAACATATCTGTATGGGACAGAGCTTGCAGTTGTCGATTGGATTCTTTCAATAACGCCAATGTTTTACGGCGTCCAGAGTCATAGAAATAAGCGATCGAAAACAAAAATAGGTAGACGATAGAAAGGTGAATGAAGCTGATATTGTCAAAGGGGATAGGTGGCCAGTTATGCATATCAATCAGGCAGATATAGGCAATAATCGCAAAGTTGACCAAGCTAAAAACGGCGCCTACCTTGTAGCCTAGAACGAATATTGCAACCACAGGCGTTAAAAATGAGAATGCCAATGCAAACTCACTGTGACCGGAGCCAACGATAAACAGCAAGCTGACCGAAGTCATTACTGAAACCATAATGGTTGCCGCGATTTTGACATTGCGGCTTTGCCACAACCAAAAATAGGCCAGTGAGCATAAGGCTAGCCCTATAGCTTCGATTGATGCGAGAAAAAGGTTAGGAATGAATAGAGTGTTGTAACAAATAAACAGGCTTAGTACGGAAGACAACACCGTCAAAGAGGCAAAGACAAATACGCTTTCCCTGAACTCTTCTTGAGTACGGTTCACCCCAAGCCATTTCTCTAATCCATTAGTCAGCACAACAGTTCACATCTTCCTTATTTGAGAAGTGGTCAATATACATGACGAGTTATGCAGCGTCACTCATAATACGAAAATGAACTAAATACCCGGCTAGATATACAAAATAGTTAGAGATCTAAATGATTCCAAATTGGTACACTCATTGAACTAATCAGGGAGGAAGTGACGATGAAGGTGATGGTTCTTGGAGCGACAGGGGCAACTGGCCGTTTGGTTGTGACTCAATTGTTGGCAGCTGAGTGCGAGGTTATTGCATTGGTGAGAAGAACAGACGTATTGGCTGAACACCCACGCTTGAGCCAGATAACCAGCACAGCTTTGTCGATCGATAGCTTGGAGTTAAAGCAACGACTAGAAGAGTGTGACGCCGCGATTTGCTGTCTAGGTCATAACTTAACGCTAAAAGGGGTTTATGGCGCGCCAAGAATGTTGGTTGGAGATAGCCTTGAACGAGTAATTTCTTCACTTTCAAAACAGAGAGCAAGGCCATTTAAGCTGGCGCTAATGAGCTCAACAGGTGTGCGTAATTCTGCAGTGGATGAGCCACTGACAACAAAAGAAAAGTCGGTTGTTATGCTGTTGCGTTGGTTACTGCCACCACAGCGTGACAATGAGCGAGCAGCCAAGCTTTTAAGCCGGATTGGTTTGAAGCGTAAGCATTTGGAGTGGACCATGATTCGACCTGATACTTTAATTGATCAATTAGAAACGAGTGATTACCACTGGCACCCAAGCCCAATACGTAGCGCTTTGTTTGATGCGGGGGAAACCAGCCGAATCAATGTTGCTAATGCTCTATGTCGATTGGTTGTAGAAGATGACCTATGGCAAGAGTGGAAAGGCAAGACGCCAGTGATTTATAACCGATGAAAGTTTATCAAATAGAGTGATAGAAAAATGCCTCAGAGTGTCTGAGGCATTTTCATGATTATTCGCCCAATGCTTTTTTGGCTAAGCGTTTTGCAGCATGTTTGTGCCGTTCCATTAACTGGTGAATATCGACGCCGATCACTTCGCCATTTATGACTCGCCAATGCCCGGCGACCATTACGCGGTCTGCTTGTTGAGCCCCACATAACAGCAGTGCTGCGAGTGGGTCGTGACTGCCCGAGAAGCGAATGTCATCGAGCTTAAACATTGCGATATCGGCTTGTTTACCTGCGGTGAGTTCACCGATGTCGTTACGTCCCATCGCTTGTGCGGAGCCTTTGGTTGCCCAGCGCAGAGCGTCAAAATGAGTCACGTTGGCAGAGCCGTATTGCAGACGTTGTAAGTACATTGCCATGCGCACTTCGGCAATCATGTTCGAGCCATCGTTTGATGCACTACCATCAACACCTAAACCTACTTTAACGCCCGCGGCTTCAAGGTCATTGTTCTTACAAATGCCAGAGGCGAGCATCATGTTTGAGGTTGGGCAGTGGCTAATCCCCACTCCGGCTTGGCCTAAGCGACGGATCTCTTCAGTGTTGAAATGAATGCCGTGTGCCAGCCATGTTCGCTCATTGAGCCAGCCGACATCTTCAAGGTAGTCCACTGGGCGTAAGCCAAACTTCTCGACGCAGAAATCTTCTTCATCCAGAGTTTCACACAAATGCGTGTGCATCATAACGTTTTCTTGCTTGGCGATAATTGCTGTCTCTTTCATTAAGTCAGTAGTGACAGAGAAAGGAGAGCATGGTGCGAGGGCAATCTGAGTCATCGCGCCATCATGGTGCTGGTGGTATTGGCGAATCAGCCTGTAGCTATCATCGACAATGGCCTGTTCAGTTTGGATAGTGTGTCTTGGCGGTAGGCCGCCATCATCTTCACCTAGACTCATTGAACCGCGAGTGAAAATCGCGCGAACTCCAAGCTTTTGCGCCGCTTCAACTTGAAGATCAATCGCATGCTCGAGTCCGTTGGGGAGTAGGTAGTGATGGTCAGAGGCGGTGGTACAGCCAGAAAGCATCAACTCAACCAAGGCAAGCTCGGTCGCCACGCTCATCATCTCTTCATCGAGATTGGCCCAAACGGGGTAAAGGCTCTTAAGCCAGTGGAAAAGTTCTTTATTTAACGCGTCAGGGTAGGCGCGGGTTAAGGTTTGATAAAAGTGGTGGTGGGCGTTAATCAAACCCGGTGTCACGACATGGCGTGATGCATCAACCACGTAATCGATGTGATGGGAGGGTGTCCCATGCTTTGGAATGAGTTCGACAATTTGATTGCCTTTCACCACGACACCGCCTTGGGCGTCTTGCTGGTTTCCAGTGTAAATTGCCAGTGGATTCTTAATCCAGATGGTTTCCATTCATAATAGTCCTTAGCCATCTCAGCCATTTCAGGGGAGAGGGTCTTAAACGTTTTAGTTGAAAGTAAGGCTAGTCATCGCTAGCGAGGTTATTGTGTCAAAGCTCTGCATTGGATAACAGAGCTTATGTCTCCTTTTGCGTTTTGATTAATCGCTGGTTTTCGCTTCGAGTTTGCTTTGAACTGCTTGCGCTTGCTCTTCGTTATCTGACTTACGGATGATTTTTTCTTCAAACTGATCTTTGCTTTCGCTCAGGGCTTCGCGCACTTCTTGGTTGCTCGACTTAGGCAACAGTTGGTTGAGAATCACTGTCACGATCGTACCTGTGGTAATACCTGAGTGGAGGAAGTTAGCGATGTCATGAGGTAAGTGTTGCAATAGACGAGGCTCGAATGTTACTGCCAGACCTGATGCTAAACCAACACAGATAACCAAGGCATTGCGTTTGGTATCAGCAGCCATGATCAACATACGAATACCGGCGTAAGCAATCATGCCGAACATGACGAAACCCACACCGCCAAGTACTGGCTTTGGAATGGTTACCGCAATCGCGGCCAATTTCGGGAATAGGCCACCTAAGATAAGTAGACCACCTGTCGCGGCAACCACGTAACGGCTTGCAACGCCAGTGATACCAACAATGCCCACGTTTTGGCTAAAGGAGGCCAATGGCATTGCGGTAAGAATCGATGACAAGGTGCTGCCTAGACCATCACCCAGTAGACCGCGTTGCAGATCTTTACCTGAGATTTTCTTATCACAGTTATTGGCTAGAGCCATAAAGTCACCGGTTGCCTCTGCGATCACTACGATGTACACCAAGCTCATGCTGACAATCGCGCTTGCTTCAAAGCTTAGGCCGTATTTGAGTGGTTCTGGGCCGCCAACCCATGCTGCTGAGGAAATGTCATCCAGGTTAACCATGCCCAGTGACAGCGCGACGATGTAGCCACCGGCAAGACCAATGACAATCGCAGAAGCTGCCACTGCGCCTTTACAGTAAACCGATACTGCGACCACGATACCTAGCGACACAATCGCTAAGAACAGTTTTGGTAAAGTGGCAAAGTTTTCGCTCGATGCTGGGGCGTCACCGACCCAGTTCATGGCGACAGGTAATATGGTTAAACCTATTAAGGTGACGACCACACCGCTGACTACGGTTGGAAAGAGCTTTTTCACCTTATCCATGTAGAAGCTAGCAAGGATCACGACAAATGAGCCTACCAGCGCAGAGCCCATAATACTGGCGACACCGCCTTCTCGGCCGATGGCAATCGCGACACCTAAAAAGGCAAAGCTAGAGCCCATCACAACAGGTAAGCGAATACCAATTGGACCCAGGCCAATACATTGCGCCATGGTGACAATACCTGAGGCAAGCAGCGCTGCATTGATCAGAGAGACGATTTCTTGGTTAGGCAATCCGATTGAAGCGCCAACGATAAGCGGTACTGCGACAATACCGCCAATTGAGGCGAGCATGTGTTGTAATGCAAGTAGAAAAGTGATGCCGTGAGGCGGTCTTTGATTGAGTGTATACAGAAGTTTCATTGGTTATACCTCGGAGAGATTTGAGTGGTTTTATCTCTCGTTGACTGGACAATTGACTTCTACAAACTACGTAGGGTCTCGAATTTTGGGTGTAGGAATCTAGCCTAAACAAGCGTTTAGGCTAGATTCGTTCAAGTTGGAGCGATTAGATGTAGATAAGCTTAGCGACGAAGATAACCGTTAGAATGTACATTGAAACTGATACATCTTTTGTCTTGCCGGTTGCGACTTTAAGTACTGTGTAAGTAATAAAGCCGAGTGCAATACCATTCGCGATTGAGAAGGTTAAAGGCATCATCAGTGCAGTGATTGCTGCAGGCGCGCCGTTAGTGAAGTCTTTCCAATCGACATGCTGCATACTGCTCATCATAACGAAAGCAACGTAAATCAGTGCACCCGCTGTCGCATAAGCAGGGATCATGCCTGCTAGTGGTGATAAGAAAATCGCGGCTAAGAATAGCACGGCCACAACAATGGCAGATAAACCAGTTCGAGCACCCGCAGCAACACCTGCCGCACTTTCTACGTAACTGGTTACTGGTGGGCAGCCGACACAAGCACCGGCCACACTCGAAATTGAGTCTGCTTTTAACGCCCTGCTAAGCCCTTCAATTTTACCGGTTTCTTTGTTCATTAGGTGCGCGCGTTCTGCAACACCCATTAGCGTACCTGCCGTATCAAACATGTTAACGAATAGGAATGCTAGGATCACACTGACCATTGAAATGTTGAAGGCTCCAGCAATGTCCATTGCCATAAAGGTTGGGGCAATGCTTGGTGGCGCAGCAAAGAAGCCATTGTATTGAACCAGACCTAGCATCATGCCTACCACTGTGACACTTAAAATACCGATAAGTACAGCGCCAAACACTTTACGCTCGCTCAGTACCGCAATGATCAAGAATGCGATTGCGGCTAGCATAGCGTCAGGCTTGGTGAAGTCACCCAATGAGACTAATGTTGCTGGGTTTTCAACGACGATACCAGCTGTTTTAAGGCCGATAAGACCAAGGAATAGACCTACACCTGCAGTCATAGAGTAGCGTAAGCTGACTGGGATACTTTCAATAATCCACTGACGAACTTTATAGAAGCTCATCCCGACGAAGAGGATACCCGATAGGAATACTGCGCCTAACGCCACTTCCCAGCTGTAACCCATTTCGCTCACTACGGTAAATGAGAAGAAAGCGTTGAGGCCCATACCTGGTGCTAAACCGACCGGCCAGTTAGCAAAGAGGCCCATGAGTAAACAACCGATAGCGGCACCAATACAGGTCGCGACGAATACCGCCCCTGAGTCCATCCCTGATGCAGCCATGATTTGAGGGTTAACGAAAATGATGTAGGCCATTGTAGCGAATGTGGTGATCCCCCCGATCATTTCATTCTTTACGCTGGTTCCATGTGCTTTCAGTTTGAAAAAGCGCTCTAAAAGGCCACCAGATTGACCTTCGTTATTAAGCACTTCAGCTTTGCTTTCGTTCATGTCAGCAAGTCCTTTTGTTTGGGTGTTTCTTCAATTGAATACCACGCTCTAGTGTGCTGCCGGCTCTTTTGGCTCGCGACCTAGACTCCAATTTTCCTGATGAATGTTAAGTTTGACGTTGTTAGAAATTCTTTTTAGCTGCCGCGGTATGTTGAGAAACTGTATGGAGAAACAAGCAGCGGAACATGATAATGCGCGCCTTCTTCACCAAGACCAAAGCGGATGACCACATCATCTAGGAATGGCACTTCACCAAGGTCGATATCTCTCTTGCGGTAATAGTCTGCAACATGGAAAACCAATTGGTATTTGCCCGTTGTGAATGCCTCACCTTCAAGCACTGGCTCGTCTGTACGTCCGTCGAAGTTGGTGGTGACCGTTTTGACTTTTGTCACGCTATCACCTTCGATGCGAAACAGCTCAACTAGGATGTCTGCTCCGGGAACGCCATGCATTGTATCCAATACGTGTGTTGTCAATTTACCCATAATCATTAATAGCGCTGAGCGCTCTCCTTAATTTTGAGGTTTTTATTGTATACAAAGTTGTTCTGACTTTGCTTTTGATACCTATATATGTACACAAAATATCCATATAGTAAAGCGCGTTGTTATAAAAATGTTATTATTAAAAGTAGCAAAAAGTGAAATGTGTGACATCAAGCGAATAGGGAAATATTGAGGCTTATTGGTTAAGTACATGAAATATAAGGCCGTGTGTCGATAAAGTAACTTTAACAACAAAATCTTTACATTAAGATAATTTATTGTATACAATGAATGTATGAAATTAAAAAGACAACTACGAATTGTCTTGGTTTAAGGAGAGCCTGAATGGATAAGGATTATTCACGAGATCTAATTGGCTATGGGGCGAATCCTCCTCACCCTAAATGGCCTGGTGGAGCTCGTATCGCCGTGTCGTTTGTATTGAATTATGAAGAGGGCGGAGAACGTTGTCTTCTACATGGGGATGAAGAGTCTGAAGCCTTTCTATCTGAGATTCCAGCCGCACAGCCGATTAAAGGTGAACGTCACATCAGCATGGAATCTATCTATGAATACGGTAGCCGCGCAGGTGTGTGGCGAGTTTTAAAACTGTTTGATGAGTACGAAATTCCTCTCACTGTTTTTGCTGTAGCGATGGCAATTGAGCGTCACCCAGATGTTGCGCAAGCGATGGTACAAGCTGGTCATGAGATCTGCAGCCACGGTTATCGCTGGATCGATTACCAATATATGGATGAGTCACAAGAGCGTGACCATATGATGAAAGCGATTGATATCATCAAAGAGATCACCGGCGAACGACCGCTAGGTTGGTACACAGGTCGTACAGGCCCGAATACTCGTCGCATTGTCGCGGAAGAAGGTGGCTTTCTATACGATTCGGATGCCTACGATGATGACTTGCCTTACTGGCACACGGTAGGCGGGCAACCTCAGTTGGTGATCCCTTACACCTTGGATGTCAATGACATGCGTTTTGCAACAGTGCAGGGCTTCAACTCCGGTGAGCAGTTCTATCAATACCTTAAAGATACCTTTGATACGCTTTATGTCGAAGGTGAAACAGCGCCAAAAATGATGTCAGTGGGTTTGCACTGTCGCCTGATTGGTCGCCCGGGGCGTATCGCCTCACTGAAACGCTTTTTAGATTATGTAAAGCAGCACGATGACGTTTGGCTATGTCGTCGTGTTGATATCGCTCGTCACTGGCACGAGAATCACCCATACACACCACAAGAGGAGAAATAATATGACTGAATTTCGTTTTTGCACACCATCTCAGATGGCACGTTCGGAATTTGTCTCTCACTTTGGTGATGTGTATGAACATAGCCCATGGGTAGCAGAGTCTGTCTATGATCAAGGGCTTAGTGACCAAGATAATTTTGTTGCCAACCTGCATTTGAGAATGGCGGAAACGCTTCTGGATGCGGAAAAGGCGAAGCAACTTGCACTTATTAATGCTCACCCTGACTTAGCAGGGCGAGCAGCAATCAACGGTGAACTCACACAAGCATCGACTGCTGAACAAGCTGGCGCTGGTATTGATCAGTGTAGCGCTGAAGAGTTCGAAAAATTCACTACGTACAACGACAGTTACAAACAACGCTTCAACTTTCCCTTCATCATGGCAGTGAAAGGGGCCAATCGTTACCAAATTCTTGAATCGTTCGAGAAGCGATTAGGCAATGATAGTGACACTGAGTTTGCTACTGCGATCCAGGAAATCAATAAGATTGCACTGTTTCGCTTACGAGATATGTAAGTCACGGAGATGGCGACTACCTCGTTTCGATATCAATGGATATCAGCCCAATAAAAGGGCATAGCGCTCGAATTGAGCTTACTCATAAACCTATTTTTGAATAATTGGAAGGATAAAGGAAATGTCTTTCGACTTTGAACAATACATTAACCTTGCTGACGATAAACTTGGCGCAGAAGCGATCTTTGCTACTGACGATTTCTTTGCTGATAAAAGCCGCCTACTGCGCCGTGAAGCGCCAGAGTGGAAAGATGACGTATATGATGATAACGGTAAATGGATGGATGGCTGGGAAAGCCGTCGTAAACGTGGAGAAGGTTACGATTACTGTGTTATTCGCCTTGGCTTAGCTGGCACGATTGCTGGTGTAGATATCGATACCTCTTTCTTTACGGGTAACTTCCCACCATCAGCGTCCATTGATGCATGTTATTCACCAGACGGTGACCCAACGGATGCGACAGAGTGGCAAGAGATCCTGCCATCAATGAGCCTTCAAGGTGATCATCATCATCTAGAAGAAA
Proteins encoded in this window:
- a CDS encoding 8-oxoguanine deaminase encodes the protein METIWIKNPLAIYTGNQQDAQGGVVVKGNQIVELIPKHGTPSHHIDYVVDASRHVVTPGLINAHHHFYQTLTRAYPDALNKELFHWLKSLYPVWANLDEEMMSVATELALVELMLSGCTTASDHHYLLPNGLEHAIDLQVEAAQKLGVRAIFTRGSMSLGEDDGGLPPRHTIQTEQAIVDDSYRLIRQYHQHHDGAMTQIALAPCSPFSVTTDLMKETAIIAKQENVMMHTHLCETLDEEDFCVEKFGLRPVDYLEDVGWLNERTWLAHGIHFNTEEIRRLGQAGVGISHCPTSNMMLASGICKNNDLEAAGVKVGLGVDGSASNDGSNMIAEVRMAMYLQRLQYGSANVTHFDALRWATKGSAQAMGRNDIGELTAGKQADIAMFKLDDIRFSGSHDPLAALLLCGAQQADRVMVAGHWRVINGEVIGVDIHQLMERHKHAAKRLAKKALGE
- a CDS encoding nucleobase:cation symporter-2 family protein, which translates into the protein MKLLYTLNQRPPHGITFLLALQHMLASIGGIVAVPLIVGASIGLPNQEIVSLINAALLASGIVTMAQCIGLGPIGIRLPVVMGSSFAFLGVAIAIGREGGVASIMGSALVGSFVVILASFYMDKVKKLFPTVVSGVVVTLIGLTILPVAMNWVGDAPASSENFATLPKLFLAIVSLGIVVAVSVYCKGAVAASAIVIGLAGGYIVALSLGMVNLDDISSAAWVGGPEPLKYGLSFEASAIVSMSLVYIVVIAEATGDFMALANNCDKKISGKDLQRGLLGDGLGSTLSSILTAMPLASFSQNVGIVGITGVASRYVVAATGGLLILGGLFPKLAAIAVTIPKPVLGGVGFVMFGMIAYAGIRMLIMAADTKRNALVICVGLASGLAVTFEPRLLQHLPHDIANFLHSGITTGTIVTVILNQLLPKSSNQEVREALSESKDQFEEKIIRKSDNEEQAQAVQSKLEAKTSD
- a CDS encoding NCS2 family permease; the encoded protein is MNESKAEVLNNEGQSGGLLERFFKLKAHGTSVKNEMIGGITTFATMAYIIFVNPQIMAASGMDSGAVFVATCIGAAIGCLLMGLFANWPVGLAPGMGLNAFFSFTVVSEMGYSWEVALGAVFLSGILFVGMSFYKVRQWIIESIPVSLRYSMTAGVGLFLGLIGLKTAGIVVENPATLVSLGDFTKPDAMLAAIAFLIIAVLSERKVFGAVLIGILSVTVVGMMLGLVQYNGFFAAPPSIAPTFMAMDIAGAFNISMVSVILAFLFVNMFDTAGTLMGVAERAHLMNKETGKIEGLSRALKADSISSVAGACVGCPPVTSYVESAAGVAAGARTGLSAIVVAVLFLAAIFLSPLAGMIPAYATAGALIYVAFVMMSSMQHVDWKDFTNGAPAAITALMMPLTFSIANGIALGFITYTVLKVATGKTKDVSVSMYILTVIFVAKLIYI
- the uraH gene encoding hydroxyisourate hydrolase, with translation MGKLTTHVLDTMHGVPGADILVELFRIEGDSVTKVKTVTTNFDGRTDEPVLEGEAFTTGKYQLVFHVADYYRKRDIDLGEVPFLDDVVIRFGLGEEGAHYHVPLLVSPYSFSTYRGS
- the puuE gene encoding allantoinase PuuE, with amino-acid sequence MDKDYSRDLIGYGANPPHPKWPGGARIAVSFVLNYEEGGERCLLHGDEESEAFLSEIPAAQPIKGERHISMESIYEYGSRAGVWRVLKLFDEYEIPLTVFAVAMAIERHPDVAQAMVQAGHEICSHGYRWIDYQYMDESQERDHMMKAIDIIKEITGERPLGWYTGRTGPNTRRIVAEEGGFLYDSDAYDDDLPYWHTVGGQPQLVIPYTLDVNDMRFATVQGFNSGEQFYQYLKDTFDTLYVEGETAPKMMSVGLHCRLIGRPGRIASLKRFLDYVKQHDDVWLCRRVDIARHWHENHPYTPQEEK
- the uraD gene encoding 2-oxo-4-hydroxy-4-carboxy-5-ureidoimidazoline decarboxylase, giving the protein MTEFRFCTPSQMARSEFVSHFGDVYEHSPWVAESVYDQGLSDQDNFVANLHLRMAETLLDAEKAKQLALINAHPDLAGRAAINGELTQASTAEQAGAGIDQCSAEEFEKFTTYNDSYKQRFNFPFIMAVKGANRYQILESFEKRLGNDSDTEFATAIQEINKIALFRLRDM